The following proteins come from a genomic window of Perognathus longimembris pacificus isolate PPM17 chromosome 12, ASM2315922v1, whole genome shotgun sequence:
- the Eloc gene encoding elongin-C produces MDGEEKTYGGCEGPDAMYVKLISSDGHEFIVKREHALTSGTIKAMLSGPGQFAENETNEVNFREIPSHVLSKVCMYFTYKVRYTNSSTEIPEFPIAPEIALELLMAANFLDC; encoded by the exons ATGG ATGGAGAGGAGAAAACCTACGGTGGCTGTGAAGGCCCTGATGCCATGTATGTCAAGTTAATATCTTCTGATGGTCACGAATTTATTGTAAAAAGAGAACATGCACTAACATCAGGAACAATAAAAGCCATGTTGAGTGGCCCAG GTCAGTTTGCTGAGAATGAAACCAATGAGGTCAATTTTAGAGAGATCCCTTCACATGTGCTATCAAAAGTGTGCATGTATTTTACCTACAAGGTTCGCTACACTAACAGCTCCACCGAGATTCCTGAATTCCCAATTGCACCTGAAATTGCACTGGAACTGCTGATGGCTGCAAACTTCCTagattgttaa